Genomic segment of Dermacentor albipictus isolate Rhodes 1998 colony chromosome 5, USDA_Dalb.pri_finalv2, whole genome shotgun sequence:
CGCATACACGCACCATGCCTTTATTAAAGATTTCACTTGTTACCAGAGATTTCATTGTGCTAGGAAACATGTTGGAATAAAATAACGTGTCGCAGCTGTGTGCCTTCAGTGATCTTCTGACTCAGTTCTTGACATATTTAATAGCAGGCCTGTAAGTTCGTACAAGTATGGTTTGAGGAGTTCTTACATATTGTACTGTCATTGTGTTTGAGTCTGATCATCCACGAACAGGCTGCAATGGTTTTAGGGCAGCTGGCAGGACCGCAGTTCTTGAGCTGCAATCAACTTATTTATGAACTACAATCTGCTCATTGAATAAACCCTTGTTTTTCAATTGAAATTGTGCCACTCTCAGTCGTTTAACAGCATAGACCTTGTCAGCAACCACAAAGCTTATAAACCGTGCAAGGAACCGAGTCCTTACGAGAAAAACGTTTTAGTGATATCGACATTGCATGCGACAAGCTGATGGACTGCCTCGCGCAGTGCCCCCCTTTTTCCCCACCATGTGGAAGCTGATGCGGCCCTTCTTGACGGAGAGGACGACCGACAAAGTGGAAATCTTCGCAAAAGGTGAGTATAACGATATCCACGCTGGTTTCCGCCTAGGTCAGCGGTATCAGGGTGCTACAGTAATGGCAATACCTGCGCAGCAGGTTAGAGCCATTATTCGTGATAACTTTTGACGAGTTTGTTTTCATACCGTCATCGATTACTGCCACCGTCTATCGTGGAGGCCTGCGGAAATTCACATACAGATGTCTGCCTAACGAGCCTCATCAGCCACTTTCATGCTAACGTTAGTCATTTACTATAGGGACGTGAGTGGGAGTGGAAATGTCGATCTTCGTATGCGCTTCTGGGAGCTTCATACTAAATATTCCTtagaagtccaaaaacaagaaaggggctgacagatggaatagcacactgtggtataaaattttttaaacagggatgaagtacctcagacaggctggccaacgtttcgataggtggacctatcttcgtcaaaggcggacgaagataggtccacctatcgaaacgttggccagcctgtctgaggtacttcatccctgtttaaaaaattttatacctaAATATTCCTTAGAGACACAAAAGATGACACAAAGGACAACCGCAATACATGGACACAATAGACACAAAGGACAACCACTGGACCTATATGAGTAAACCTTGttgcacaagaaaaaagaaaacatgttaaATTTTCGATCAATgcttggaatttttttttaagttccccAATATTGCTAACTTTCAAGAAAGGTTGGAACACGTAGTTTACAAATCGGTAACTATGCACCAAAAAACAAATAtggcagttctgtaaactgcatttgttagagcatctaaagtggacaaatctGATAAATGAATTAACATTTTACGGGAAATTTTTGCAACGTTTACAAAAGTTTTGCATAActcctactcacaaattagtggtgtatttcagagcaccgtgcactaaatcAATTTTTCCGCTATACGTATTATAAGGGTAGTTTACAGAGTTGTCATAACTTCCTTATTGCTGAGTCATAAGGTTGTGAACCTAATACCTTTCATTTTTGAAATTTTGTATTTCTCAGCACTTtgtataaaaaaatatttacggCATAAATAAGAAATCCGCTTTCCACAGTCAGTATATTTCaacttttgcttttaaatgcagaGGGTCACCAATATTTTTGAGTAGAGGTCGAGAAAGAATGATTTCTTCGTTTCGTGTATTTTAATAAGAGCTCCCGAACTAATGAGTCCTCTTAAAAGTGGATAATGCTTCGTGGATTGCATCGCAGCTGACGCCTGGAAGGAGCGGCTGGTGGACATCGTTGGCGCAGCCTCCCTTCCCGCCCACTGGGGAGGGGACATGGTCGGCCCTGACGGAGACCCACGCTGCAGGCACGTGGTCAGTGCTCCTGACTACTCTTTGCACAGGCCAGTGAGATTCACGTGCATGCCGGAACTAACATGCTGTGTCATTAACAAGTAATAGTCGACACACGTTGCAAGACGAGCTGGCGCGAGTTGCGCATGTTAGATTTTTGCAATGAATACAATTGCGAACTGAGTCGTCGTCGTTCTtgtcttcatatttttttttgcgctgaagGCTAACGTTAACCAACTACTGTTACTCACGTCTGAGTCATTAACGAAAATGAAGGGAACCCAATCACGAATTTGTGAACAAACGCGTTTTTGAGACTCCACGTCTAAGTATGAATTCGCGCCTCCCACGCAATGTCAGGAGCAGCTATACGCGCCAAGAAGACTTGTGATCGACATCTCCATGTTTCAGAAAAAGCGCTATCGGCgtctttgttgctgttttttaTATAGCTTTACCCTCAAGCACAAGAAGctgtttttaatttctttttttattacacGGTTCGCGCACTATCAACTGAACACCTGACGAATTTTAGCACCTTAATGGCAGTCAAGTGGAAAGAGATCGTAGGGCCTACTTAAACTCTCACAGAATAAGAACCAACTGCGTCCAGCGGGCTGTGACTTCTTAAATCAAATAACCTTAATATCTAAACATGCACATTCGACAACAATGGTAACATCTGAATAATACACCTGAATACACCTGAATAATCCAAAGCAAAGGAAGCTGAATGACAGCCGGCTCGAAGGCTCCATCCCAGCGCAAATCATATGAATGAATAATCATAATCGTAGATGCACACTACAAGCTCCACCAAAAGAACCTAAGGTTCGCAGCTTCGGGCTACCCTCAGGTGGTTGATAATTTTACCTTTTCGTGCAAATGTATACTGGAGCAGTGCTTTGACAAAAATACCGTACTGCTATATGTGAAAGTTTCTTAGGTTATTTTAGGCGTATGTTATAGAAAGTAGGCGCTTTAAGTATTGCGTCGTGTTGCTAAGACAAGAACGAACGTAATAATAATAAGCGATGAATGTTCATGAATTGTCAGGGCATAGACCTTTGCGCCAACATATAAGCAGGTTCTGCGCGCTTTGGTTGAATGTGGATTCATATCTTGTCGCCACGTACACTGCTGTTATTGCCTTGCATGACTGGTTTTAAAGCCATAAAGCAATAGCGGAAACGATGAGAGACGCCGCAGTGGAGGCATGCGGATTCATTTCCACCTCCTATACAGGTCTTTTACTTGAGAGCACTGCTCGGTGctcgagcgtttctgcattcctcACGCACCAGAATGCGATCACCTCAGCCAAGCAACGAATCCCCATGAGTTCGTACTTAAAGCTGCAGATCGCCGGGGCCACTTACGTGATGCGGCAGTCGCGTCTTATTCTAAGCCTACGGAGTCGTTGACACGCAGACGCTAGACTGTAACTCTCTAGTAGTACGTGTGCGTAAACCTTATGCTCACTCATTTCATGTTAATGGTTCCCGTTTGCAGGTCAACTACGGCGGCCGCTTCCAAGAACGCCCAGATCGGCCGACATGGTCCCTGTTCGACGAGCCGGACGCCAAGAAGCAGACCATAGGTCGGCGGGACCGCTGGGAGCTGCAGGTGAACGTGTCGTGCGCGGGAGTGCAGCTCAGCTGGCGTTTCCAGACGGCAGCGGGAGACGTGGCCTTCGGACTGCGCATGTGGGATGGAGAAACTCTGCTGCCTCTCCAGCGCATCGACGCAAGCCGTCAGATTCCACAGGAAGGCAGCTGGAACTGCGCACGGGCCGGAACATGTAAGAGCTTCTAAGTCTGCTGAAAAGTTGTTCCGTTTCTGAGGACCGGGGCGCGTGGTCGCAAAACGTCTCTTACGTCGTTCGTTTACTCTTTATCTGGCGTTTTATCTGATGTTCGGGCGCTTATTGTTCGTGAGGCGTATTGGAATGGCAACTACAGGAATCACGAGGTGTTGGCCGATCGCAAACCGCGCTTCCAacggagaaagaaaaagcaagaaaaggctgggaggttaactAGACGGACGTCCGGTTTGCCACGCTGAacggcggaaagaaaaaaattaaattggggggttttacgtgccaaaaccactttctgattatgaggcacgccgtagtgggggactccggaaattttgactacctggggttctttaacgtgcacctaaatctaagtacacgggtgttttcactcccatagaaatgcggccgccgtggccgggattcgatcccgcgacttcgtgctcagcagcccaacaccatagcctcgaACGACGGGAAAAGAATGAGGGACTGAAAGAAGTGGGAGGTAAAGCGAAAAGACGAGAGAGTTTACGCGCGTAGTAGTCGATACAAGGGGTTTGTAAGCGCGATCGAAGGTCATTTCGCTTGAGGAAAATCTTAAGAACGCACGTAGCTTTCTGGGTTGATGATGGCTAAATTCAAGCACCCAGAATCGCGGTTAGTTTGCGTTCATCGTTGGCACCTAGTTCAAGGCTAGCTGACCGGCACCTCTGTTATTGCCATCCATGCCACATGTCCAGAACTGACTGCACTAAAAGCGCAAGCCATTCCGTTTAGTTTGCCTTTACGCGCCGCAGCACGTTGAAATCCAGTATCATTATGCCTGGCGGTAGGTACCCAACGTGAGCGGTGTGAAATGGCTTAGCTTAAAAAATACCGGAATGCTCGAAGTGCCAGGGCACGTCTCGGTAAAGAAACCCTGGCAAGTGAAGTAGTGGCAGCCTTTCCTGGAACCCACGTGAGACACAGCACAggaaaagcgagaaaaaaaaaaagaaaagctttactCACTGCTGTAAATGTCGGCCTGTAGCCGTATGCGTAGGAAGCCAAGCTCCTTTATATTACTGTAATAAAAGAttaaaaaggaacaagaaaatttttttaaaatcatCAGATGTATACACAgtgcaaaatatatatatatctttatagCGGTGCATTATAATATATAGATCTATTGAAATATATTTCTGATGTTCTAGTTCCCTTCTTTAAAATATGCGtgcatctgtttctttttttttctctcgaccATGGATATACCGTCGACAATGTGTGTAACAGGGCGTGGTGAAAATGTAGTACGAAAATGAATAGATGCCAGTATTGCGTAGTGACGTTACATTTACGCATGTCGTACAAATGGATATGAGAATGTTAAAATCCCAATGCCCGACATTTAGTTTTTCATACGCTGAGTTTGATGCCACCAAATGATGACGTAAGAGCGGAAAAGTAGCATTTCGGATGCGCCGTAACAGAGATTCAGTCGCGTATAGGTCAGTAAACTGATGACTGAATATTTATTTACTATGCTACGTTTTATTTATGTGAAATTCCATCCGTATTTGTGTCTTTGTATAAAAGGAAGAAAGGCGACTTATGACACCAATTTGCGATCTAAAAAAGTaaaacagtttctttttctttgtcgcaGTGACTTCTAACAAGAGTGACAACAATGATTCTAACGCCACCGACGAGTTTACGTTACGTGATTGTCATTCGCAATATGTTCGCAACGATAGCATTCTACGGATGCCAGCGCTAGGTTCCCACGCCGCGCCTCCATGCGCTGTTGTAATGGCTTCGCAAGCACATTGTGCACCTTCAAAGCATCTACGAGGAAGTCCGCGTTAAGCTTTCGGAGTTAACCTCGGGACAATGAGCTCTAACAAGACAATCTACTAGCTAAACAAGCCAGCACCGCAGAGATCATTGCCCCACGCACTATCATTGCCCCACTTTAACGTATGTCGTGTCCTCACTATCAAGTGCGCTTCAGAAGGATATTTACGAACTCCCCCACCGCATGGAGTGCACCCTCCGCCCCTCCATACCGTGACTCCGTTAGAGTTCCTCAGTTTCTAACGAAATACCGCTTATAACGAAGTATAATGCCTGTCCTGACGGCTTAACCACAACGACGGTCTACTGTGTCATACTGCGGCTTTAAGCCTTGCAAAGCAGCAACGGCGTATTGCTGACGGACCGAACACATCACGTAGCTAAGTAACAAATCTCGGCGCAACAGTTCAAGAGCCGTATTTTGTCACCTTTTCTCTCCGCGTATGTTCATAGGTCGTGCCGCTGTAGCGGGTAGTTGTGTTGCAGTATCGACATATTGCGAATATGGTTCGTCTTTTCTATGTCTCCTGCAGACGTGCTCCAATTCGACAACTCCTACAGCTGGATGACGGACAAGAAGCTGGCCTACGTCGTCGAAGTGCAGACCTCGGATGAGAGCCATGTGCCCTAGGATGTACCAAATACATACATTTATTTTGTGCGCTGGTTAACGGGGCTCTAAGGAGAAAAGTAAGGCTGTACTGGACAATTATGCTttgaaatagcaaaaaaaaaaccccCGAAAACTCGCTGGCATATCCGGAGAGAAAGCTCAGAACACCAGGAAATACACTAAACCAGGACAAGCGGCAACGCCACCTCGATGTTGTCGCACCAGCCAGCTCCCTATGACGTCATTATTACAGAGCCTGCTCGGGCCCAGTTAATTGTTAATCAATAAAAACTCCTTACATTGTGTTTTAAACTAACCCAAGAGTCCGCTTTTTTCTTGCGCTAAAACTGCCCGAATACCAACAAGCAAGAAACCTTAACCTACGATATCGTAATTTTTGTTTGCGGCTTCCCTTTAGCTTCGTAAAAATAGGACTAAATATTAATTaattcactcactcattcactggGTTTTACGTCTCAAAAGTGCTCGGTCTCAAGCGAGCTATATTTTAACTTGTTGGATTAACATGCAATGACGGTATTGAACCGCGGCACCACGCAAGCGTCGTTTCCATGGCCGAGCGTCTAACCCACATGCTGGGATTAACAATGAAGTGCTGTATCTCTCCAACATCTGCGCGACTGTGAAATTTCTACTTCACTGCCACTGAATGAGTTATCGTTATTATTTAAACTCATACATAATCAAtcacacagagagaaagagaaggggctAGGAATTGTCTCCTGAAAGGATCAGAACACCACACCCGCCTGCttcaaaaggaaagaaaaaaagaaagggaggggaagAGGAAGGCACGTCACAACACGTCATGTCATGCAAACAGTTGTGCACTATCCACAGACGTGGTTGAGAGGAATTAAAGTACAACTTTGTGAATCTTCTAGATCGAGATGGCGCACGACCTTTGGGAAATAAATAATTGATGGCAGATTGCGAAACAAGCCCTGAATGAACCAATAAACAAACAGACGAAAATACGCAGCGCATTGGGACCTCTCCGGTTTCCCGAATGTCACATCAATGACGAAGGTGAAACAAATGCTGAGCTAGATAGCACCGTACGATCAGCAAATAAAGTTGGTAGGGGCACAGATGCCGGAAATAAGACTTTTTCTTTAACTGTCAGTTTCTTGAGTTCACGACCAGAAAACGCTCAATCTGACTAGTTCTCCTTGTTAGCTGAAAGTTCGCGTGTTATCGGGCAGAAAGAGTACGACACGTACTTCTATCCTGATGTATAGGCTTCATCGCTACCATGTCACCGTATTCATATGAAGCTTGCGATGATGTTTCCCGGTGTATTTGAATGGCGCGGCCGAATGCGTGTGACCGCTGTGGGGCGGCGATGGACGAAGAGGAAGAAGAGGGCTGGTGTCTGGGCTGAGGCGGCagccattcttggccaatcccccactgtgggtatgtgccacggccactcaggacaacaacaacaacagccatGCGAACTGCCTGAGCTGTCTGGGatggccttccgaacgagccgagcagttcgTCTGCCCAAGGctggtgttcctgggtgtgctggcagaactggccgggctgtccttgggcttcaaccggcctgctccactgctgggcgagcatccgacgccgacatgttccggtgcagctaagccttccaAACGGTCTACCCTGCGGCAGGCAGACGTCCCGACCCAGCTGTcacgcgagtggctcgtcgtgtgccgggcatcCGCCCCGGCCTCCAGCCCCTGCGCCACCCGCTGCTCCAGATTGCTCCGTGCCGTCAGTGTGTCATACCGACGtgctatcggacgccttcctacattgacgtTGCGCTTGACTATACCTAAGCGACAGACACTCATGAAGGGAACCGTGTGTATTATCGTGTACGCTACCCGAGTCCCGaccccgtgtcattaaagcctcgcTGTGTTCATTGTGTTATCCCTGCGtgtttgaggcctgggcccacatcttCCTATCACAattttggcgagcctgccaggactTTCCAGCGCACAGGTGGGACGATGGAGATTGAGAGGTTTTACGTCATAGGGAAAGAGCCAGGAATGACAGGAGCGGAGTTAACGTGTTCGGTTGATACAGAAATAGTTAGGGAACGCGACCTGCGCACCCAACACTGGGAAGACGCGAAAGCGCAGGCAGAACAAGAGCGGCTGCGATTAGAAGTGGAAGAACTAGAGCTAGAGCTAAAGATCGAGCTCCAGGAAAAGAGTGCTGGCGCACAAAGCGCACATAGTGACAGAACTGCGGAACAGTCGGTTACCAGTACAGCTCCCGAGCTATTCAGTCCCCATAAGTTGATCTCGACGTTTAACGAAGCCCTAAATGATTTAGACGCCTACTTGCAACGTTTTGAGTGAGTGGCAACAAGTCACTAATTGCCCCGCGCAAAATGGTGTATCTCCCTCAGCCTCTGGCTGACAGGAGAAGCGTTGACGGTCATAGGACGGCTTGATTCGAATGCAGCCCTCGACTGCGACCAAATGAAGGCTACTCTCCTTCAGCGCTGCACCGTTGAGGGTTACCAAGAAGTTTCGAAACGCAAGGCCCGTAGACAATGAGACTGGCCTGCAATATGCAGGTAGAATATCGGGCTACTTTGACCACTGGCTTGAAATGTCCCGTTTGAGAGGACCTTCGACTCCCTCAGGGACACTATGACTGCTGAACAGTTTTTGAGAAGATGTTCTGCGTCGCTGCGAATGTTCCTGAAAGAAAGGGATTGTAAGACCCTCGCCACGTTGTCAAAGAATGCCGATTGTTTTATAGAGGCACAAAACCTGACCAATCTAGGTAGAGAAAAGATCGCCAAGGAGGTCATGTTAGACTCTGCTCGCAAGACTGAACCTCCAACGGCAATGCCGCACGCAACTAATCGGTGTTTCCTTCGGGATAAAGCGGGACATCGAGCTTCGGGTTGCTAGTCCCGGACTAAAGAGAACTCTGCAGGTCGCAGATAGTCCGGCAGAAAGGGACAAGGAGGTGAagcctcaagaaagaaaaatcaagGACAAGGTTCGTGTATTCTGGCTCCGTTGCAAGCCGAAAAGCCGACAGGAGAGGGTGGCGCATACGTCGTGCTTAGAGGTGGCAAAATGTTCCCTATAGTCAACATGACATTAATGCGACAGGGCCCCAAATGTGGCAGTGCAAATCAACCCGATGGTTGCACGAAACTGGAACTTGAGGTGAAGGCAGTGTACAGACTGCCGAAATTTATGGCATAAGCTGACTGCTGCAATATTAAGAGCCCTGTTTCGCTTCCAAGAGATGTACCTGGCACACTTTTGGCGAGCAACTGAACGATTCACGTCGAGACCAGCGCGAGTAGCGGCAACAACTTGCCTTGCTTTCGTTTTCGTTTAGGCTAACTATGGCGGACGGTTCGCAGAAGGCTTCGACCACCAGGCGAATTCTCTTTTCACCGAGAGCGGCGTCCAGCAGCGAATCATCGGACGCCGCGACAGGTGGGAGTTGCCGATCAGCGTGTCCAAGGTGGGCGGCCGGCTCACTTGGCGCTTCCAGACGGCCGGTGGAGACGTGGCCTTTGAACTCCGCACGAGCAGTGGAACGTCTCTAGGTCCCCTGGAACGTATCGAAACGTGCAGCTATGTTCCTCAAGGAGGAAGCTGGCAGTGCGACACGCCTGGAACATGTACGTACCAGCTCTCTGCTGCAGTCCTTGATTGCGTTCGTGTCAGTAGGTAATGACAGGAATACTCAAGAAATTGGAAACAACCATTTATAACTAactatgtagaaaacagaaatcttcttccgcataacctgatcggtttccgtcctggactttcgactcaagatgcaatgcttttaatcaaacatcaccttattcttgctagcccgctgcatacgagagctcttctaggcctagatgtagaaaaggcctttgatcgcatcaagcacagggccatattgaatatcctctcggagatgggattaggtaaacgattgcacaatatagttaaagccttcctcggtggccgttctgcttgtctcaggctggcgaactccaatcgacaactctggaacttgggaatcgtgggacaccacaagggtccgtcctatctcccatgttatttaatttggcaatgtcaaaagtggctcgaggtctcgcgcagattgagggtatccattttgctatatatgcagatgatgtaacaatctggagtgccgaaggtaatatgggacaaacagagaccaaactacaggaaagcatttatgtcgtggaaacaacacttgagggtatgggactgaactgctctgctaagaaatctgaactattggtgctacggagcagtaagcgtgggcgcaaaccgaaTGGATATATCCCAgtggaagaaccccgcattgacatatacgcgaagaatggagaaccaatcaggcaggtggagactatcagagtgctaggacttctcctgcaagcgaatggatctaattgcaggatgatacaacacatctctaacaagtcagaagaagtcattaggcttctgcgtagagttaccaacaggcataaggggctaggagaacacagtgccataagattggtacatgcattcgccttttgccacttctcgtacgtggctggcatgctacagtggacacaggctgacaagaacaagctaaacgctttaatcagacgacttataaagagtgcactaggacttcccatcagcacggctaacgatagcttattgcgcctagggctgcataacacactagaagagatagctgaggctcagcaggtggcccaccaggagagactaatggggacacgacctgggagggcgctacttgaagaaattggcgtagaaattaacaaccacaccaacgaaggagaattactaacacaattgcaagcgggactacgagaaacaataaagacgaccccgttccctaggaacatgcacccgacacataacctcgagagacgaaaggcaagggcgaaggcactccttcaagacatagatcaacataagcagcaggcggtgtttgttgacgctgcctgggttaaaaataaggatgcgtatacttctgttgttgtagacactcaaggtaacatacgggatgccatcaccgtctataccaaggacccaacagtagcagaacaagtagcaatcgccttagccattcgggctaatcggtggacacatatttacagcgactctagaacagccatacgcaactttaccaacggatatgtgacacggacagcaacaaaattactagagaaggtcaacagtgagaggattgaaatccgctggtttcctgcacatctgggggtagtggacggagctcggagaaacctcaatgaggtgg
This window contains:
- the LOC135913927 gene encoding SEC14-like protein 4: MAYSSRNRLESTCGGPNSSRCAATLHLHAGIYGITETIRIKRAVKIITDILQTMEGHFPECLEKCIMINVPPFFPTMWKLMRPFLTERTTDKVEIFAKADAWKERLVDIVGAASLPAHWGGDMVGPDGDPRCRHVVSAPDYSLHRPTLDCNSLVVRVRKPYAHSFHVNGSRLQVNYGGRFQERPDRPTWSLFDEPDAKKQTIGRRDRWELQVNVSCAGVQLSWRFQTAAGDVAFGLRMWDGETLLPLQRIDASRQIPQEGSWNCARAGTYVLQFDNSYSWMTDKKLAYVVEVQTSDESHVP